In Silurus meridionalis isolate SWU-2019-XX chromosome 19, ASM1480568v1, whole genome shotgun sequence, the DNA window aaaagtaaaaattttaaatatgcatatatacatatacatatcgATATGTAATTATCATTTCTACGAAAGGCTGTTGCATATCATCGatcaaatgttaatattttaatacagcAAATTTATACTTACTCCCAAAACTCAATGACTGGTGAGGTGGAATATGGATTGGTGAAATTTGCCAAACTGGCATTGTTGAAATCCACacagttttctaaaaaaaagaaaaaatggaatTGGCCAgctttaaattgtgtttattcgttcattcatttgttcattcataaatgtattaatgtattcaATCTTCAGATACCACAAGAAGGGACATCTTGGATGGAATGCCATTATTGCATACAGTACCATACACACAAATTAACACCTAGCGCCAATTTGGCATAGTCAATTGACAGATATATTTAGATACGGCAAAGAAACCAGAGACCCTATAGGTAAGCAAAATAGACACAAAGAAAACATATGATGtgcaacacaaacaaaaacctgaGCTCAAACAAGGgaatctgaaaataaaagctgACAAATAAAGTGACACTGCCATTAAttcaacaataacaacaatctCAAATTGccagttatatatatttatactgtgGTGAAAAATCTCAAAATCTTAAATGATAGTCTCAGGCTCGAGAAGAATCAGCAAGTGAGGAAAGAGATATCTCCTATTCccttatttgcttttatttctcttcactCCTACCCCTCCCGTCCACATGCAGCTCATACAGCATATTCATACAACAAGTTGCATTTTACTAGAACATAATGTTTTAGAGCATGTAGCCATATGAAAAATCGGTGAAAAAACGACCTTGGGGGGAACGAAACGTTCTTTACTGACGCACTCTACAGTTCATAAAGTGTTGAATGTTAAGAAACAGAGGACTggaatgaagatatggttttctGTTGTTAGACtcaaaaggaagaaaagaggaattTCAGATTAACATGACATTCACAAAGTATAATTGAACAAGGTTAAAAGTTTTCTGTTACAATACATAGTAGGACTGcaactgttgtttttttgttatgttagCAAAGCTTTATATACTTAGAGTTTGTGGATGTGGATGACTTCATGGGGTAGCAAGATAGCCAGAGATcattaatgtatatttaactGACAAAGTAATGGCTAACTAATTTAGTGTGTTTAGTTTAGTGTAcaagaacaaacaaatacatcttTTCTTACGTGATTGATCTAAAGCTACTATTTGTATATTCAGTATAACTCATTTAAAGATAGTAAGTGCTAACAATGAAGTGCTTTGTTTACAGATGATGTGGTTAGCAGCCAAGCGTATTTGACATCACCTACTGAAACCATCCTGAGTTTACTATTAGCAATTCCAAGAGGTGatttcctctgttttttttctaatcagaGGTCAGCAATTAGAAGTTACAAATTTTAGTCAATGTGAGTGATAAAAAAGCAAACAGTAAAGCTAATGACAGGATTGCCAAATTGGAGTAGTTTAAAAATATggcaatataaatacatttcttctctctctctctctctctctctctctctctctctctctctctctctctctctatatatatatatatatatatatatatatatatatatatatatatatatatatacacttttctTTAATTAACACAATTATTCACATGCAATATGTAGGAATGATTATGTTGATTTCAGGTGAGATCGGCTTGCCAACTACAGGCTGCGATGATAACGCTCATGAACTGTAATATAGAGATAAACAGACCTGTGTTCCAGTAATGGCCACAGGAGGCCCAGGGGAGCTCGGTGGTGAAGCAGTTAGCCAGGTAGAAGATTGCCCATGCCAAAATAACCACATAATACACATTCAGGTGCGCCTCAATGACCTGAGTTGCGTAACCAATACCTTAAATAGGTAGAAATGCAAGAATATATGTATAACATATTATGAAGCTCTACTAGATCTCATGTTCTGTACTTTTATAACCATTAACAAACAATAACTGTCAATGTATATGTCAAATATTATTGCACAGTATAGTTGTTTTAAACAGACCTGTTGAATATTGTTCATGTAGCTGAacagaaacactgatttattaattCCTTTTTACCGAAAACCGTTAAGAATATTGGAGGGTTAGGCAACCCTAGAACAACTTTATTGTACTAAAAGATCTAAATATAACAGATGGTATAAAACTAACAGTAAATCTTTTTCGAATGTCCTTATAATAGTACAGCAGCATGTCTGTATTTGGTATTAAACTAAGGCTTTTATTATGGCCATTTGACAATGGATAAAACAAACCTTTACTTACCCTCAAAAAGTGGACATACTTTTCTCCAGCATGTGATTCCTCCTTCGCTGGTGAACTGGCCTAACGCTGTCTCCAAAAAGAACACAGGAATACCGCAGCACACGAAGAAGATGACATAAGGCACAAAGAAAGCACCTGAAAACAAACAGTGTCTTAATTATCCCACAGAGCAATTACCTTCTTACACACTGTAAACAAGCACAGAGGGTCTAAGTGAATGTGTCGTTTTATTACAGTTGGCTAAAAGCATTAGCAAGTTTCTTCTTTCCTCTGActaagattattatttttttcactacaGGGACAGGGGCTTCTTCTGTCTTTTgcacatatacaatatacatattgcattaatgcaatataaatctaaaacacctttacttttaaattcattaattcattaatgcatatatactatatacagtacagaccaaaagtttggacacaccttctcattcaaagagttctctttatttttatgactatgaaaattgtagagtcacactgaaggcatcaaaactatgaattaacacatgtggaattatatacataacaaaaaagtgtgaaacaactgaaaatatgtcatattctaggttcttcaatgtagccaccttttgcttagattactgttttgcacactcttggcattcttttgatgcctactttgaagaacctacaatatgacatattttcagttcactttttgttatgtatataattccacatgtgttaattcatagttttgatgccttcagtgtgactacaattttcatagtcatgaaaataaagaaaactctttgaatgagaaggtgtgtccaaactttttgtctgtactgtatatataatcttttggtctgtactgtatatgtatatatatatatatatatatatatatatatatatatatatatagagagagagagagagagagagagagagagagagagagagagagagagagaaaatattctataatgtattttatatatataattattctatACTGTATAGCTAAAAACTACTGTTAGCATTTTACTGTACGTTTTTAGCGGAGACTATTTTGAATCCTAGTTCAATTTGTTTCTTTGACGTAACCTACTACTTGGTACTATAAATATTGCTATTGTATGTGAGCATGTGATGCTGTCATTCACCTTGAATAATGATAACCAACAATCATGAACTTAGGATGCTagaaatgttttgctttatttatttattattctttggCGTTTCTGACATGTTGCCATGCTGAATAAGTTATCCTAAGGTGTTTTCAGGAATGCCTAAACTTCTGTATAGAACTCAACAACTCTGGTTTCCTCTTACATAAGAGCTTCAAAGTATAACTGAATTTCCATTAAAAAAGCTATCTAAGAGCTCAGAATAGGAAAGTTGTGTGATTATTTCCTAAAAAACATGTGAAAGAGCATTATTTCAGCAAGTGgtcataaaatatatagaagTTTTATTTCTGTACTATAAAAACATAGTCATAGTCATTAACAGACACTGTGTTGTCCCTTAAGTGTCTACCAAAGCTTGCTGTTTGGCTtttgtttagaaaaagaaaaactcaatATAAAGCACAGTGTTAAGTAAACGCCTATGATGTTCAGTTACAACCAAACAGACTAATGTAAAATCTTTAGTTGTGCTCTGGTTCTGCTTTTTGCCTATTGTGATAAATAGAGCCTATCAACCTCCACAGTGTTGAAGGCACATCTAAAGTACTAACTTAACCATTACTTATGTTTATAAAATGCACATCAAGTACCTGGCACACTTTAGtgcaatattcttttttttttttaagttactgTAGGTTTTAAACCAATACACAATAACATTTACTATGAATAAGTGGTACTGCTGCCAATGCACTTGTGCAAAAGTGCATTTAGAAGGGATgccttaaaacatttttaaaacctctACAAAGTATATAGGTGGAAAAAGTTgaacatatttttatatctatataacCATTTCCTTGTTTTCACTACTGCTagcactatacacacacacacactaatatatatatatatatatatatatatatatatatatatatatatatatatatatatagacacacacatgcttatATACTTGTGTTGTCTTCACTATTCatgtacaatattaaaaaaaataagataaaacactaaagaagaaGGTGTGTTCAAAcctttgactgtttttttttttatataaatctacCTAAATCTATATGCTGTATTTCTGGATGTTTGTCAAGAcctttatttattcaacttGCATTAAATtgagataataaaataaaagaaagcaagaaagaaaaatcacctCCTCCAAAGTTTTACTAATACAAGTGGAGCTACACGAAAGATTGAATCATCTAATCAAAACAGTTGATTAGACAGTGTACACAATGCAACGCAACTATGTGTTTGTTGTGCTTTGGATCAGTGCACTTTCATGAGTTTTGGCATTCAATGTTTTTTGGGGAGAAAATGATAATGCATATGCATAGAGGATTTAGAGCGTCCTACCGCCTCCGTTTTTGTAGCAGAGATACGGAAATCTCCAGACATTGCCGAGTCCGATGATCTCTCCGGCCACCGAGAGCATGAACTCCAACTTGCTGCCCCACTGGCCGCGCTCGTGCACGGGGTTCGCGCGCGGAGCCTCGGCGTCCTCCGCGTGCCTCCCGTTCACCATGGGCCCGGGCTTGTCGGCTGTCATCACCTCCTAACAGCCTGCGAGCGAAAAGCGGGTAAAGCCAAAGATCCGAGTCGGAGCATGCGAGGACAAAACCAGTCCCGACTCCAAAGCGCCTCGCGACCAAACTCAAACACGCGCGCGCGCgtccacacacgcacacacacgcgcacgctaCTTACACACGGGGCGCGAGAGCGCATCATAGACGCATGTTTGATTAACCAGTGTGTGACTTTAATACCACAAAGCCATGACAGTGCATGCATGCAAATAACAGCAATACTGATAGAGCTGAATCCAATAAAGATCCAATTACTCACCAATATATTGTCGAGCAGTAAATCCCTTTTTTTGGCTGATCACCTGTTATGAACCTGTCTCAACCCCAAAAGCTCAATTCAAGCTCTTTAAACAAGAATAAAAGAAGGATAAATAGGAATAACGGTctacgggtgtgtgtgtgtagaaagatCTCGGCTCGGTTGGTTGCAGAAAGATGGACGGATTTGATGTTCTTGCTGTTGCTCAGCTCCGGTTCCTGTGTCTGATCTCAAAACGTCTCTCGTTGGAAAAGAGCCATGTGGTAACGGGACTCGCATCCTCCCTAACACCACCACACTCATTGAGCTCACACTTACTCTGGCCACACACTGCACTCCGTGCACTGCCGGCAGGGGGTTCTGCTTTTAGCTATGACATTTGGGGTGAAATTTGGGACACTGTGTCAAGCAGGTGGTTTTTATCCACATTCAAGCATCAGTTCAATGGCACCCCATATGGCTTAACATTTACTGAGAGAACTCACTCAGTACGagtgtgaaaaatattttagaatattcATTCATAGTCATTCAAAGGTGCTGGTCTCATACCAAGGGTGAAAAAACAGGCTTTCAAAGGAAATTCTGTCAACAATTTGCAGTCTGTTATTTTGCAGGCTTGACCCATCTGTCAGAAAGTCTGAGAGCATCAACAAAATAGTTTTGAACATCACCagtaccaaaaaaacaaacctaaaATCCAAgacacataaaatatttattaatttttattattatagcacAAACATGTGCTGAGATTTAGCAATACTGAAATGTAGTCataaaattattcattcatttggtAATTCTTTAGTAATCCTTGTCAGGTTTGTGAATTCAACTCTGGAACACTGTAATTCTAGAAGACACCCAGGATGAAACACCAGTCCACTCCGGATTATCCTAACACTGAAGCTGAAATTAAATAAACGAAAGTGAAAGactgaaatataaaacacaaaaccaaaaatctTTGGTATACTTTGACATATCTTTGCCacaatattaacattataatcaACCTGAGGCTTTTGTGAGTATGGGTAGGTTCTTATCATAATAGTTTCATCTTACTGGTGTCATGCAGCAAAAGCTGACTTTGTGTCATCACAATGAGTTGCTTTATTTCTCAcaggtttttttcctcattctgaAACAGACCACTAATTCTGGATAACAACCAGCTTCAAGTAGCGACTCGTCTCTCAGCAGGAAGAATTACATGGATTGCAGGAAACTGGGAGTTTCCTAAGTGTTCACTGTGCTATGGAAAAGACTGACCTGGTCACTATGCAGCATTCAGTTAAGGGTCATTCGTCATTTAAACGCAAAAGAAGTAGGACACCGCATACAGAGAGTGGCCACCAAAGATGCTGGCAAATACTGCACTACTGTGCGAGTCCTACTATGGTGATATCTGCACTTGAGCTGTTGAAATCTAATATGAGTTTTAGTGTTTTTGGTAATGCCTAAATAATACAACACCATGATGACATCACATTGCAACTATGCAAAACCATTTTTAAAAACTGGTCAAAGCATCAAACATATGTTCAAACCACATAAAAGTACAGTAGACTCATACAAGACAATCCATACTAAAACACATGAAAGCTTTCTCAAATCATGTTGAAGGATTCAAAAATGAAGCTTAaactatgcaaaaaaatattaataataataataataataataataataataataataataaactttattttgtatagcgCCTTTTCTGAGGAGTTTCTCAAAGCGCTTGACATAACAGATACAATTAAAAGATACACATAATAATGCAAACACTAAAActaactatacaaaataaagctATACAAGGCATTCACCATTTAAGAAGTATGGGGCTAATGTTCCTCAGCCTTAGAATAGCTGTAGAATACAGTTAAATACATAGATATGAATATGCCTGTTAATATGCCTGGATATATGCACACTCAGCATTTTTATTAGCACCAGAGAACATACCTGAaatccaaaaaacaaataaaaattggtGCTACTTGACCACTGTACCAGTGAATTTTAAGGGAGCAAAGATTATCACTGCAGCGAGACTGACAACAAGACAGGATGGAGTGTTTGCTAGGATACAGGGACAtcactttatttttcttctctgttGATTTCTTGCATATGCATATGAACAATAATCATGTACATATAAAACTGTTGTGTGCATATAAGTAGATTTTAATGACTGATATAAATGACAAGATGTTGAAGTAGAATGCaacttaatttattttcataaacatGGCACATCTATCAGGATGCACTCTATGAATTCAGCCACTCACACATGTAGTTTCAGTTCCCACCGAGAGACTTTTTTACTCTTCTTGCACACATATACAGCACAGTGCAGGAGCAGGAATAGTCTTCTGCTTATATTCTAgtcatatttgtttgtttgactaTTAGCCTAGATTTCAGTGGAACAAGTCCCACTGGCCTGTGACAGGTAGCCCAAAAAATTAGACAAGGCATTTGCTTAAAAATCATTTATCTACTAATTATATACACTCATGACAATATACTATTGATACTAGATTGCTGTTGAAAACTTGAACCTGTTTGGTTATGTTGAAGATGGTGactaattttctataacagcagctctgcaAATAATTTATGTAGTAATTCAAATCCAATGCTTATAGCACATAATCAAATGATCTCCATTCTACAGTATATGTTACTTTATCTATATTAACACCTAACTACCAAAGACTAGTTTAGCAGTTGCAGGACATGATATACAACTGATATTAATTCAAGTATGTTATTTACcaaacagtaataaaaatagGAATGTGATGAAGCTTTCTGTTAgaagacatttttattatttgagaaTACTTCAGTGTTTATATAATAGTCATTAAATATCTGATAAAAGGAAGTAGATTTTTGCTCACCCTCAAGCAGGTCTCAGATTaggtccgaggactggtttgtcatgatagATCTCAAGGATGCATACTTCTACATATCTATCCTTTTGGCTCACAGGAGATTCCTGAGGTTTGGAGCTTTCAGTGGCGAAGCTTATCAATATTGGGTCCTCTTGTTCAGCCTtgcactctcaccccgcaccttcacaaggtgcaaaaatgtgctttaaaacagctgaaactCCAGAACATTTGCATTCTGAACAATATCGACcactggttgatattagctcgttTAGAGCTTCTGGCAGTCCGACATCGAGATGTCTGAAacggaggaggatagaatgcctgtaacctTACAGGTCGTGGGATGACCGAGGGCACCTCGGGATGTTAACCATCCTggggtgcaaaaaaacactggCCATACCTGtagtaaactccaggaaggaggggccacagaaagggccttTAGATTTCCTACTCTATTAAGAGAGCAAATAGCCAACAAGAACACAGTCTTGATATAGAGGTTTAAAGGGGGGTTTAGAGAGAGCCCCCAAAATGATGGCCAGGCACCATTCATCCACTCTAGGTCAAACtgggggcctcagcctccaggtgcAGCAAAGAAAACACGGCACAATAGGATCTCTGCCCAGCAACTGCCCTGCTAAGGGTGCATGATACATGCAGACGCATAGACTTTCAGGTTGGATGCAGCCAACCGTTTCGCAAACTGTCCTTGGAGGAAATTCAGCAATGAGTAAACCGGGCAGTAGACTGGATCCAGCTGGCGGTGATCGCACCATAGGAGAACAGACGCCATCTGACGGCATATGACCTTCTAgtagagggagctctggagtggagaatagtctctaccacctcaggggccacagccatcTTGGAGCCACAAGGAGGAGACGCACTCTCTCCCATCAAGCAGTGTGATGCTTGATAGGGGGACGGCGTAGAGACACAGCCTCGGCCACGCCTGAGCCATGGCGTCCAGCCTCAGTGGGGCTGGAGGAGTAAGAGAGAAACAGGGGACAGTGCAACGTCTCATAAAACGTGAACAGATCCCCCTGCGCTTTGCCGAATTTCTCTCAAATCTGCTCCACCATGAGATGGTAGAGCCGCCATTCCCCAGGTCTCAACCACTGCCTcaacagggtgtctgctgcatTGTTCAACCAACCCAGGATGTAAGCTGCTCTCACTGAGAGGAGCTTCTCCTGGGCTGACAGGAGAATCTGgtgtgccagcctgtacagaGGGCGCGAACGCAGTCCtccttgatggttgatgtaagaaACCACCGAGGTGTTGTCCGTACATccctagcagtttctggaactgcttgcCAGTAAGAGGCtgtccttctctgaccttcctgacagCCGTAAGGATGGCCACAATGTGGGCAGGGGAAAGCTGCACGCACAAAACAGTCCCATATGACCCCgggataggtggttctctgtaaaggataaagcacactcttcctggTGTTCAGCTAAAACCCCAAAACCTTCATGTGAGCAAGAACGACATGATGCCGGACCACTAACTGCTTTGATCAAGCTAATATCAACTAATGGCCAATATATAACCAAAGGATTTTGTGTGCTGGACTaagcaggtgaggttggagaaagAGACAAGCCCATCTCTAAAATCTCTGCGAGGTCTATTTGCAAGACCCAGGAACTGCGGCGAGAGCAGGGCCAGAACCGCGAGAAGCTCCAGCACTCCCTTGGAGAGTGCAGCTCGGGAGCGAAGCAATGGCATTGACATGCAGCTGGCTATCTCGAGAACTAACTTAGCATGATCCGCTCCCaggattttaatttttttctgacaAACAATAGACAgacaattcaacacatacacacagagcgcttcgtgaacaaacagaagctgacgCTCACctcactccatgtgcgttttatccttcctggtcgtgacgtcaccccgctggtgatggccagcgtccaatttttgactgataacacacactatttcagagcgtgaacacttgggcacgttcccaaa includes these proteins:
- the slc6a11b gene encoding sodium- and chloride-dependent GABA transporter 3 isoform X2, with the translated sequence MTADKPGPMVNGRHAEDAEAPRANPVHERGQWGSKLEFMLSVAGEIIGLGNVWRFPYLCYKNGGGAFFVPYVIFFVCCGIPVFFLETALGQFTSEGGITCWRKVCPLFEGIGYATQVIEAHLNVYYVVILAWAIFYLANCFTTELPWASCGHYWNTENCVDFNNASLANFTNPYSTSPVIEFWE